The Chloroflexota bacterium DNA segment GTGCTGCTGGCGCTGGCCATCGAGCCGGTGCTGAACCCGCGTCTCCGCACGATGCGATAGCGCGAAAACCCAGCCGTAACTTCCAAGAAAACGCCAGATAGTTGCCGTATACTCTTCATATGCTCTTCAACGTGACATCGGCGGCGCTGGAAGCCCTTCTGCACGGGCGCATATCGGAGGGGCACCCGTCCGGGCAGGTCATGCGCGTCATCTGGGACGGCGACGATCTCGCCTTCGAGATGGACGAGCCGGACCTGCTGGACATGGTCTTCCGCTGCGAGGGCGAGCCGGTACTCCTGGTCGACCCCGACATGAACGCGGACCTTGGGGACATGATGCTCGACGTCACCGCGGACGAGGAGGGCTACAACTTCTATCTGACGCCGACAGACTAGCCCCGGCACGCCCTCCGCAACTTCCTTCCCGCCTTGACACCCATCCTGCGCCCGGCGAATCTTATGCGAAATCCTCAGGCCGGCTGCGTTCTGCGCGTCGATGGGCATGTCGCAGCGCAGGCCGCAATACTCGCGAAGGAGCACACGCATGGGATTCGCTGTGCACGGCAACCACGGAGTCACGTACTGGGAAAAGGACCGCACCTTCAACGGCGTAACGCTGTACAGCACCTTCGGCAGCCCGAACACCAATCTCATCAACATGGACGGGGACGTGGTGCACGAGTGGACGGCGCCAGACCCGGCCAAGCCATTCTTCGGCTACCTGCGGGACAACGGCAACCTGCTCGTGAGGTGCTTCGACGGCTCGGAGCCGTACTTGCACGGCGGCAACGGGGGCGTCCTCGTCGAGCTCGACTGGGACAGCAACGTGGTGTGGCGCTACGACAACCCGGTCATCCACCACGACCACATCGTCCTGCGCAACGGCAACATCATGGTCATCGGCTGGGAGCCAATGACCGCGGAAGAGAAGGAGCGGGTACAGGGCGGGTACGAGGAACTCGACGACGAGGGGAACGAGAAGGAGATGCTAGCAGACTTCCTCCTGGAGCTGACACCGGACAAGCAGGTGGTCTGGGAGTGGCACGGAAAGGACAGGCTTGACCCCGCGCAGGACATGATCTGCCCAATGGACACCCGCAGTGAATGGACGCACTGCAATGCCGTGCTGGAGCTGCCCGACGGCAACATCTGCCTCAGCTTCCGGCAGACGAGCGAGCTCATCTTCATCGACAAGGGAACCGGCGAGGTGTGCTGGCGCTTCGGGCCGGGGGAGCTCTTCCACCAGCACAACCCGACGCTGCTGGCGAACGGCAACCTGCTGGTCTTCGACAACGGCGAACACCGGCCGAAGGCGGCCGCCACGTCGCGCGTAGTGGAGCTCGACCCAGCCACGAAGGAGATCGTGTGGGAATACAAGGGCGACCCGACGGCCTCGTTCTACAGCACGCACATCAGCGGCGCGCAGCGGCTCCCGAACGGGAACACGCTCGTTTGCGAGGGCCGGCCCGGGAGGCTGTTCGAGGTGACGGCGGACAAGGATCTGGTCTGGGAGTTCATGAACCCGGAGATCCTCGAGTTTCGGGAGGAGAAGTTCAACCGGGCGGTGTTCCGGGCGCGCCGGTACGCCGTCGACGGGCCGGAGATTCGCGGGCGGGTGTAGCTGCCACTGGCGTCCTTGACACTCGATGGGCGCTGGGCGAACCTAGCGCGCGACCCCGAAATCGGCAATACGACACGCGTCGTCTCGGCGCTTTGACCGCAGTATCGGACGAGACGCGAAGGGAGCAGGCACATGGGCTTTGCAGTCTACGGCAACCACGGGGTGACGCACCACGAGCCGGAGCGCTCGTACGGCGGGGTCACGGTGTACACAACCATTGGCGCGGACACGACGCGGCTCATCGACATGGACGGCAACGTCGTGCACGAGTGGACGCCGCCGGACCCGGCCAAGCCCTTCTACGGCTTCATGAAGGACAACGGCAATCTCCTCGTCCGGTGCTACGACAACACGGAGCCCTGGACCGGCGGCGGCTTCGGCGGAGTGCTGGTCGAGCTGGACTGGGACAGCAACGTCGTCTGGCGTTATGACAACCGGGTCATCCACCACGACCACATCGTGCTGAAGAACGGCAACATCATGGTCATCGGGTGGGAGGAGATGACGGATGAGGAGGCGGCACGGGTGCGGGGCGGCGCAGACTGGCCCCCCGGACACGTCCCGGCCCACGCCATGCTTGGGGATTTCCTGCTCGAGCTGAACGGGGACGGGGAGGTCGTGTGGGAGTGGCACGGCAAGGACAGGCTTGACCCGGAACAGGAAGTGATCTGCCTGCGGGAGTTTCGCGGCGAATGGACCCATTGCAACGGCGTGACCGAGCTCACGGACGGGAATGTCTGCATCAGCTTCCGCCAGACGAGTCAGCTCATCTTCATCGACAAGGCTTCGGGCGACGTGTACTGGCGCTTCGGGCCCGGCGAGCTTTCGCACCAGCACAACCCGACGCAGCTCGACAACGGCAACCTGCTCATCTTCGACAACGGCGAGCACCGCACGGTGGGCAGCGTGTACTCGCGCGTAGTTGAGGTTGATCCCGGCACAAAGGAAATCGTGTGGCAGTACCGGGGCGACCCCGGGCTGTCCTTCTTCAGCACGGGCATCAGCGGGGCGCAACGGCTGCCCAACGGCAACACGGCCATCTGCGACGGCCGCACAGGTCGATTGTTCGAGGTTACGACGGATGGGGACGTAGTCTGGGAGTACATGAACCCCGAAATCCGGCAGTGGCGCGGCGAGAAGCACAACCGCGCGGTGTTCCGGGCGCTCCGCTACGCCGTCGACGGCTCGGAGATACGGGGGCGGGTGTAGCGGGCGCAGAAACGGGGCCGCCTTCGACGATCCAGAGGCAGTAGGGGGCATTTGGGCGCCTTAGGGGGTAGCGAATTCATTCCATTATGGAATGTCCGCCATGAGACGCTTGAATTATTGCCTAGCTTGCGCTAGCATCATTGCCCGACAGCAGATAGGGGATGCTATCTGAATCAAGGTATGCTTCCCAAGCCATACAGAGCCCTTTGGCATTATTGGTAACCAGGAGAGGGGAGACTAATGAAAGACATCGGATTCATCAGGTTAGCCGCCGTAGCCATGGCGTTGGCAGCGATGATCGGGATCCTCGCGGCGTGCGGCGGCGAATCAGACTCGGGCGGGACGACGGCAACGACGACGGGCAGCGCGTCGGCGCCGCAGCAGCCGGCGGCTCCGGCCGCGCCGGACCAGCCGACGGGCGAGGCGGGAGGCGCGATGGCGGCCCCGACGGCCGAGCCGGCAATGATGCCTCGGGAAGCACCTCAGGTCATGATGGCCGAGCCCACAGTGGAGAGGGTCATCGTGGGCATCGTGCCGTTCTCGCAGGAGGCGAACGTCCGGCGTATCGTCGGGCAGATCGCCGCCGTGCAGTTTGACCCCATCGACGAATCGCTAATTGGTATGGACCCGGCAACCGGTCAGCAGATCCCGGAGCTGGCAGAGGAATGGGCCCTCGAGGGTGGCAGCGCCTGGCGGTTCAAGCTCCAGCAGGGCGTGCAGTTCCACAAGGGCTGGGGTGAGGTCACCGCACAGGACGTGCAGTTTGCCTTCGAGGAGTACATCAAGGACGACGCCGTGGGAGGCGTTCGCGCGCCGCTGCGCCGCGGTGTCAACAGGGTCGAGGCCGTCAACGACTACGAGGTGCTCATCCACCTCAACCAGTTTGACGCGGACCTGGTGAACCTGCTCTCGAGGGCGCAGCCTGCCGTGTCGATCGTCAGCAAGGCGCACTATGACTCGATTGGCGGCGACCCGGACATCAATGACGAACCGCTGGTCGGTACGGGTCCTTACCAATTCCTTGAGCGGGAGCAGAACGTCTACTTCCGTTACAAGCGCAATGAGAACCACCGGAGCATCCAGCCGGAATTTCCGGAGCTGGAGTTCCGGTACATGAATGAGGCCTCCACCCGACTGGCAGCATTGCTGACCAAGGAAATCCACGTGACCAACCTGCCCGACGACCTCTACGGGCAGGCGCTGGGCGACGGCATGAGGGTCATTCCGGGCATGGCCCCGCTTCGCAGGACCTTTATGACGTACTATTGCTGCTTCGTTGACGAGGACACTCGCGAGTGGCCAATGCACCCGGACTCACCGTTGCAGGACATTCGTGTTCGCCAGGCATTGAACAAGGCCGTCAACCGCGACGAGCTGAATGATGCGCTTCTTGCGGGCAAGGGCCAGATCATGTACGTGAACAACTTCCTCCCCACGCTGTCCGGCTGGTCCCAATCTTGGGTGGACCGCTTCCCGCAGGCCTACGGCTACGACCCGGCGGCGGCGCGAGCGCTGCTCAGCGAGGCGGGCTACAGCCAGAACAACCCGCTGGAAACCAACGTCCACGTCTTCAAGAGCACGCAGCTGCCGGGCGCTGACGACATCGCGGAAGTCATCGCCGCGTACCTGACCGACGTTGGCGTGAAGGTCAACTTTGTGCAGGACGATGCCGCGACCCGCCGCGCCAGGAGCCGCACCCAGCAGTACACCAACGACCTCTCCCTGGGTTCAACGAGCGCGGGACAGATCGTTGGTTCCAGCGTCTACACTTCAAACACCTCCTTCTCCCGCGTAGCCACGACGCCGGAAGTCGACGCGAAGTTCCTTGAGATTCGCAGAGAGACCAGCGACGCCCGTCGGGCGCAGCTCTGGACCGAGTACGGCAACCTCCTCTACGACAACTACACGAGCATCCCGCTCTACTGGTTGCCAGCAGAGGTGGTCGTGAACCCCGAAGTCGTCAGCGGCTTCGAGTGGCCGGGCGCGCTGTCCGGGTTCTGGTCCCACTTGTGGCAGCTCAAGTCGACTTAGGCATTGCCGAGAATCACAGTTTGACCACGGAGCGGGGGGCGGCGCCCCCCGCTTCCGCGTAGAGGGAGGGCGCCATGAACATCAAGGTCCTCATGTTGGGCACGGGCACTCCTCGGCTTCGGCCCCACCGGTGCGGCAGCTCGAGCCTGATCCAGATCGGCGGCGACAGCATCCTGATCGACTGCGGGTACGGGTCCGCGCGGCGCATGGCGGAGAACGGCATCAACCTGCACGACGTGCAGCGGCTGCTGTTCACCCACCATCACTACGACCACAACGTCGACTACCCCTCCTTCGTGCTGCACGGGCGGTCGGGGCGCGAGACACCGCTGAACGTGTACGGGCCGATCGGCACCGAGAAGCTGTCGAGCGACCTGTTCGTGACCGGCGGGTTCACCATCGACCTGAACAACCGGCTGAGCGCGGACATCAACCGCGGGACCATCCTCAGCGGCGTGCAGGACATCGACGCGGGCTTCACCCTCGAGAGCGACACGTGGAAGCTGACGGCAGAGCGCGCCGACCACTTCACCGTCGGCGGAAATTTTACGCTGTGCTACCGCATCGACACGGACGACGGCTCCATCGTGTTCTCCGGCGACACGATCCCGTGCGACGGCATTCGCAAGCTGGCCAAGGGCGCGGACGTGCTGGTGCACGAGGTCTTCTGGCAGCCGCTTCAGGGCGTGGACGGCCGCCGCCCCTTCACCAAGGAGGACGCCACCGAGGAGTTGTACACGGCCTCCCGGCGCACCAAGCACTCGCTGCCGGAAGAGGTCAAGACTATCGCGCACGAGGCGGGCGTCAAGCGGCTTGTCCTCACGCACCTCTTCTCCGACGAGCATCTGGACGAGCTGCAGGGCTACATGCAGCAGGGCGTAGAATGCGAGGTGGTCCTGGGAGAGGACCACATGCGCTTTGAGGTGGGGTAGGCAGCGTGGCATTCCTTGAGGTTGAGGACCTTCGGCTGGCGTACGTCACGGACCGGGGTTTGCTGTGGGCCGTGGACGGCACGTCGTTCTCGCTCGATCCGGGCGAGGCGCTCGGGCTTGTGGGCGAGTCGGGCAGCGGCAAGAGCAGCCTGGCGCTGGCGCTGATGCGGCTGCTGCCCCGCAACGCGCACGGGCCGGAGGGGGCCGTGCACCTCGATGGCGTGGAGGCGCTTTCCCTGAGCGAGGAGGAATTCCGGCGGCGCATTCGCGGGAACGTGATCTCCATGGGCTTCCAGGGAGCGATGAACTCGCTCAACCCCGTCATGCGCGTGGGGCATCAGATCGCCGAGCCGCTGCTGGTGGACGGCGGGGTCTCGAAGTCGGAGGCGCACGCGAAGGTGCGGGCCATGCTGGAGATGGTGGGCCTGCCGACGGAGGTCTTCGGGCGCTACCCGCACGAGCTGAGCGGCGGGATGAAGCAGCGCGTCGTCATCGCGATGGCGCTGGTGCGCGACCCGAAACTTGTGGTGCTCGACGAGCCGACGTCGGCGCTCGACGTGAGCGTGCAGGCGCAGATCATGAACCTGCTGAAGCGGCTCAAGCGGGAGCTGGGTCTCTCCCTCATCTTCATCACCCACGACCTGGCGCTGGCGAGCGATGTGTGCGACTACATCGCGGTGATCTACGGCGGGCGTGTCGTGGAGATCGGCGGGATAGAGGGGGTGCTGCGGCGCCCGTCGCACCCGTACACGGAGAAGCTGCTGGCGAGCGCGCCGAAGCTGCGCATGAGCGAGCAGCCGGACTTCATTCCGGGCGCGCCCCCAGACCTGCTCGACCCGCCTGCCGGGTGCCGCTTCAGCCCCCGCTGCAGCTACGCCACGGACATCTGCTTCGCGGAGGACCCACCCCTCTTCACCGTCGAAGCAGGGCACACGGCGAAGTGCTGGTTGCGGCAGGATACGGCGGCAGAAGCCGTGGACTGACGGCCCTACAGGGTCATCACCGCTTCCAGCCGGTAGCCCTGCAGCTTCGCCCGGCCTTCGAGGAAGCCAAGCTCCGCGAGGACGGATAGTCCCGCAACCTCGGCGCCGGCGCCCTCAACCATGCGGATTGCGGCGGCCAGGGGGCCGCCCGTCGCGAGGATGTCGTCGACGATGAGGACACGCTGGCCTGCTTCCACGCCGTCGCGGTGCATCTCAATGGTGTCTGAGCCGTACTCGAGGTCATAGTCCACGCTGACGGTCTCGTACGGCAGCTTGCCGGGCTTGCGCGCAGGGACGAATCCGGCGCCGAGCCGGAGCGCGACAGGCGTGCCGAGCAGGTAGCCGCGCGCCTCGACGGCGAGCACCGTGTCGATATGCTCCTCGGCCCAGGGAGCGGCCATTGCGTCCACGGCAGCGGCGAGGCCGGCGTGGTCCTTCAGCAACGGGGTGATGTCCTTGAAGACGATGCCCGGTTGAGGGAAGTCGGGAATGTCGCGGATGAGATGGTGCAGGTCCATGGGTTACACCTCGGTCGGCCGCGCTGTCTCGGCACCGTCAGCATGCGTTACAGGCGAGTAGAGGTGGCAGGCGACGAAACGTCCGATGCGGGCCTCCACAAGCTCCGGCTCCACGACGTCGCATAGGCCGGCCATGAACTCCGGGCAGCGGGGGTGGAATCGGCAGCCGGTGGGCACATTGGCTGGGTTGGGCGGTTCGCCCGGGACGGTGGGCCGGTCGCGGAGACGGTTGTCCGGGTCGGCCTCCGGCACGGCTGCGATTAGCGCGACGGTGTAGGGGTGCATCGGGTCGTCCAGCACCTCGCCCGGCAGACCCTGTTCGGCCACCCTGCCGAGGTAAAGGACGGCTATGCGGTCCGAGAAGTAGCGCGCCGTCGCGATGTCGTGCGTTATGTACAGAAAAGCGATGCCCATCCGCTCCTGCAGCTCTCGCATGAGGTAGAGGATCTCCGTGCGGCTTGAGGCGTCGATCATGGACACAGGCTCGTCGGCGAGGATGTAGTCGGGCTGCATGATGAGCGCGCGGGCGATGCCGACACGCTGGCGCTGACCGCCGGAGAGCATGTGGGGAAACTTGCCGGAGAACTCGCCCGCCGGGGCCAGCCTCACCTCTTCCAGCGCTTGGTGAACGCGATCCGCCCTGTCCTGAATAGCATGGATGAGCAACGGCTCCTCGAGGACCTGCCGGACGTCCATGAATGGGTCGATGCTGGAGTAGGGGTCCTGGAAGACGGCCTGCGCGCGACGGCGGAACCAGCGCAGCTTGCCGTCGGGTATGCGAGTGATGTCGTCACCGTCGAAGACGACGGTGCCCTCCGTGATTGGGGCCAAGCGCAGG contains these protein-coding regions:
- a CDS encoding aryl-sulfate sulfotransferase, which encodes MGFAVYGNHGVTHHEPERSYGGVTVYTTIGADTTRLIDMDGNVVHEWTPPDPAKPFYGFMKDNGNLLVRCYDNTEPWTGGGFGGVLVELDWDSNVVWRYDNRVIHHDHIVLKNGNIMVIGWEEMTDEEAARVRGGADWPPGHVPAHAMLGDFLLELNGDGEVVWEWHGKDRLDPEQEVICLREFRGEWTHCNGVTELTDGNVCISFRQTSQLIFIDKASGDVYWRFGPGELSHQHNPTQLDNGNLLIFDNGEHRTVGSVYSRVVEVDPGTKEIVWQYRGDPGLSFFSTGISGAQRLPNGNTAICDGRTGRLFEVTTDGDVVWEYMNPEIRQWRGEKHNRAVFRALRYAVDGSEIRGRV
- a CDS encoding adenine phosphoribosyltransferase, whose translation is MDLHHLIRDIPDFPQPGIVFKDITPLLKDHAGLAAAVDAMAAPWAEEHIDTVLAVEARGYLLGTPVALRLGAGFVPARKPGKLPYETVSVDYDLEYGSDTIEMHRDGVEAGQRVLIVDDILATGGPLAAAIRMVEGAGAEVAGLSVLAELGFLEGRAKLQGYRLEAVMTL
- a CDS encoding ABC transporter ATP-binding protein, with the protein product MAFLEVEDLRLAYVTDRGLLWAVDGTSFSLDPGEALGLVGESGSGKSSLALALMRLLPRNAHGPEGAVHLDGVEALSLSEEEFRRRIRGNVISMGFQGAMNSLNPVMRVGHQIAEPLLVDGGVSKSEAHAKVRAMLEMVGLPTEVFGRYPHELSGGMKQRVVIAMALVRDPKLVVLDEPTSALDVSVQAQIMNLLKRLKRELGLSLIFITHDLALASDVCDYIAVIYGGRVVEIGGIEGVLRRPSHPYTEKLLASAPKLRMSEQPDFIPGAPPDLLDPPAGCRFSPRCSYATDICFAEDPPLFTVEAGHTAKCWLRQDTAAEAVD
- a CDS encoding aryl-sulfate sulfotransferase is translated as MGFAVHGNHGVTYWEKDRTFNGVTLYSTFGSPNTNLINMDGDVVHEWTAPDPAKPFFGYLRDNGNLLVRCFDGSEPYLHGGNGGVLVELDWDSNVVWRYDNPVIHHDHIVLRNGNIMVIGWEPMTAEEKERVQGGYEELDDEGNEKEMLADFLLELTPDKQVVWEWHGKDRLDPAQDMICPMDTRSEWTHCNAVLELPDGNICLSFRQTSELIFIDKGTGEVCWRFGPGELFHQHNPTLLANGNLLVFDNGEHRPKAAATSRVVELDPATKEIVWEYKGDPTASFYSTHISGAQRLPNGNTLVCEGRPGRLFEVTADKDLVWEFMNPEILEFREEKFNRAVFRARRYAVDGPEIRGRV
- a CDS encoding ABC transporter substrate-binding protein; amino-acid sequence: MKDIGFIRLAAVAMALAAMIGILAACGGESDSGGTTATTTGSASAPQQPAAPAAPDQPTGEAGGAMAAPTAEPAMMPREAPQVMMAEPTVERVIVGIVPFSQEANVRRIVGQIAAVQFDPIDESLIGMDPATGQQIPELAEEWALEGGSAWRFKLQQGVQFHKGWGEVTAQDVQFAFEEYIKDDAVGGVRAPLRRGVNRVEAVNDYEVLIHLNQFDADLVNLLSRAQPAVSIVSKAHYDSIGGDPDINDEPLVGTGPYQFLEREQNVYFRYKRNENHRSIQPEFPELEFRYMNEASTRLAALLTKEIHVTNLPDDLYGQALGDGMRVIPGMAPLRRTFMTYYCCFVDEDTREWPMHPDSPLQDIRVRQALNKAVNRDELNDALLAGKGQIMYVNNFLPTLSGWSQSWVDRFPQAYGYDPAAARALLSEAGYSQNNPLETNVHVFKSTQLPGADDIAEVIAAYLTDVGVKVNFVQDDAATRRARSRTQQYTNDLSLGSTSAGQIVGSSVYTSNTSFSRVATTPEVDAKFLEIRRETSDARRAQLWTEYGNLLYDNYTSIPLYWLPAEVVVNPEVVSGFEWPGALSGFWSHLWQLKST
- a CDS encoding ABC transporter ATP-binding protein, which produces MPPLLTLNGIKVHFSARKMLFRADIVRAVDGVSLSLNRGETVSVVGESGSGKTTLGRASLRLAPITEGTVVFDGDDITRIPDGKLRWFRRRAQAVFQDPYSSIDPFMDVRQVLEEPLLIHAIQDRADRVHQALEEVRLAPAGEFSGKFPHMLSGGQRQRVGIARALIMQPDYILADEPVSMIDASSRTEILYLMRELQERMGIAFLYITHDIATARYFSDRIAVLYLGRVAEQGLPGEVLDDPMHPYTVALIAAVPEADPDNRLRDRPTVPGEPPNPANVPTGCRFHPRCPEFMAGLCDVVEPELVEARIGRFVACHLYSPVTHADGAETARPTEV
- a CDS encoding MBL fold metallo-hydrolase produces the protein MNIKVLMLGTGTPRLRPHRCGSSSLIQIGGDSILIDCGYGSARRMAENGINLHDVQRLLFTHHHYDHNVDYPSFVLHGRSGRETPLNVYGPIGTEKLSSDLFVTGGFTIDLNNRLSADINRGTILSGVQDIDAGFTLESDTWKLTAERADHFTVGGNFTLCYRIDTDDGSIVFSGDTIPCDGIRKLAKGADVLVHEVFWQPLQGVDGRRPFTKEDATEELYTASRRTKHSLPEEVKTIAHEAGVKRLVLTHLFSDEHLDELQGYMQQGVECEVVLGEDHMRFEVG